A region of the Microbulbifer pacificus genome:
TGTAGCGGAAGCCGCCGGTGGCAATGGTGTTGTTGGGAAATCCCAGCACCCAAGTGGTTTCCGAACCGGATAGCGCCAGCATCACGCCGTAAAAGGCCTGAAAGGTACCAGTCAAAACAACCACCCATCCCAGCGTCCTCAAGCGCTTCGGGTTATCGATGAGCGCCAACAGCAAAAACAGGATGCACCAGTAGCTGATCCCCTTGATCAGTGATACGTGGGTCTGGTTTGGGTCGAAGGACAGTGTCGCCGCGGTTAAGTCCGGATCGGCCGCCAAGAACGCCGCTGCCGTGGTGGGCGCAATTGATTTCAGCAAGCCAATGGGGAGTGGTATCTGCTGGATACAAATCCAAAGTTGGAATACGCCAAAAATAGCGAGCAGCGGCCAATAGGGCTTAAGTGACTGCCAGCGTGGCGTTCGCAGGTTGGAAAGCAGCCACCCGGCCATCATTGCAAACACCCACACCTCCATGAATGCCCAGGCCCAGGGCCGGTGTGAACCCAGTGGAATAGGGAGCCAGAACAGGAGGGTTAACAGACTGTAAAACAGCACCCTTTCAAGGCGGCTGGTAGGTTGGGTTGCTTCTGGCGGTATAGTGGAGCCAGGTACTGCGCGACCGTTAGCGAACATGAATTCAATAGCTACGACAGGTAAATAAAACAAAAAAGGCCCAAAAGGGCCTTTCTTCACGCCGGGGCTAAGCTGTAGGCCCGGGGTGAACATCGGTCAGTTGTCAGATACACGTTTTCCCTTGCCACCACCATGGCCGCCACCTACGCCGAAGTCAATCGGAGGGAGAGGCTTGCGGGAGCCCGGCCCACGGCCCGCGAAGGCCTTGCGACCAGCCGCGGTTGCTTGAGCCACAACCGCTGGGTCGGCACCGTTGGCAATCGCGGCCTGCGCCACAACCTGTTCGTCGGCACCTGCCGCCACCGCAGCGGTTACAATCTCTTCGGCCTTGTCTTTGGCTGCAGCTACTGCAGTTGCCACAACTTGTTCCGGGTCAGCACCGGCGTCAATCGCGGCAGTAACGATATCGGCGGCTTTTTCCGGCGCGGCGATAATGGCCTGGCGAACGGCTTCCACAGTGCTGATCCCCTCACTCTGTGCGAGAGCAATCACCTGATCCATGGTGTAACCGTCTTTGATGTATTGCGCTACATCCGCGAAAGCGACTGAGCTCAGCATCCCCGCAGCGAGTGCAATCCCCAATGCTGCTTTTTTCATTATTCCCCCTAAAAGAACTGTAATAGTGGATTCCATTCAAACTGCACCGGATTGTAACGGCTATACCGCAAATGGGAATAGCGCGCCGTGCACTTGTCCGCAATTCTTCACAGAACAAGGGGGCTTCCGTTGTGTACCTCGAAAAAAATGGCCCCAAAGGGCTAATCGCTATCTGCTGGAACCCTGTTTTTGAAGCGCTGCGCTTTAATCAATCGATTTAGCACTTCCCGCCCGGGTTGCGTTGCGCCTTCAGGCTCGAGTGAGGAAAAATTGAACAGTAGCTCTTGCGTCGCCTCCAGCTCCCGCCTCAATTCGTCATACTCGCTGTTTTGCTGTTGGTTCTGAACCTGTGTTAATCGCGACCACCACCACCAGAGCAAACCGGCAAGTATTACCAAGCCGGCGCCAACAATTCCGAGAGCGGTGTGCCACAAAAGCAGGTAGGCAGAGGCAGTTTGCCGGCTGACGACGATATACCCTGCAAGATCCCAGCCATGCAGCACCTCCGCCTCCGCGGTCGGTGGCTCAAACGGCAAAATAGCCTGAAACCACTGCGGTACCGCAGCGGGGTAATCCGGAACCTCTTGCCGAATCTGCCCTCCGGTTATGAGAATAAAGGTCACCATCCGGTATGCCCCGCTTTCGGTAAAACCTTTGAGAAGCGTCTTTCTATACAGCGCTTGATCCTCGCCCGTATGAGGCGCCAGTGCGGTCGCCAGGGCCACCGCACTGTCTTGAGCTTCAGTTTCCAGCAGGGATGTTAATTGGGTGCGAACAGTCAGCAGGCAGACAATCAGCATCGCCCCGACGGCTGTGAGCCAGGCCAGGCACAGCGGTAGTGCGGCCATCGGGTGAGCTGGCAGGCGAAAGCGCACTCAGAAAACTCCTTCCTTATTTATTCTTCCCAGAAGCTCGACCCACAGGGAGGAACCGGGGCTATTGGGCACGATAATACCGCGATCCAGACTCCGGTTCAGCCATACCCCGTCGAAATTAAAACTATACACCGGCACCAGATCCGTGCGCTCCCGGGCGGGCACTACGTCATTCGTCAGGTTATCCAGCACCAGCGGGTGTTCACCGGGGTTGGCCGAATACAGCAGAACCATATGCGGCTCGTCAATACTGGTGGCGTTCACATAAGCAAAGCGCAATTTTTCCGGGGCAACGCGGGCGCCGTAAAGGCTGAAGAATTTGGCAATGGCGTAATCCTCGCAATCGCCACCATTGGTGGCCAGAAACTGTACTGGCGTCGCCCAGTAGTCCTCCTTGTTCCAGTGATCCAGGTCCGCCGCGTAGGGAATACCGTTCAAAAAATGATTGATCCGCAGCAGTCGGTGCCACTCTAGTGCCTCGCCCTGTTGCTCTATTAGCGATTGCCAGCTCACCAGGCGGGCGTGCGCCTGCGGCCCGTAACTGGCTTGTGTCTGCTGCAGTAGCGATGGCGGCAGATGGGGAGGCCTTAGCGCGGTGGCGGCCATCAGGCAACCGCAGGTGAATATCCACAATAAAAAGGAGCGGCGGCATAACCTGCCAAGCCAGCCATTCCGGAAACTAAAGCCGCTGCAGCCAAACATCTTTCGGTTTACCTCAGAAAGATCGAAAAACGATCAAGCAAGGTCCAGTTTGGCACCGGGGTGGTATACGTCGCGGAATTGGCGCAAGAGCACGTGTAAACTTGCGCCTCTTTAGCTTAATTTGTGAGCAGTTGCATCCGTATGGCGCGTTATATAGCGTTTGATTGGTAGCCAATCAGGCTGGTTGGTATGCAAATTGCGTTTAAATTACCGACCTTTGTAGGAAAATTACCAAGTGAGAACTGCCGGTCGCACATGCGCTTGAATTGTCATAAATAGCTGCTAAAGTGTGACACCTATCACAACGGTGCCGCCGATTATTTCTAGTTATTAGTGGGAATTGACGGGCCGCCACCATGGGGTACTTGGGTAATAAAGAACCTGCAAACGGGTCACTCATGGAGAAGTACAAGCCTGCTTAAAGGCAAGAAATATTTGCACCAATGGAACTGGCTTTGCCCGCAACAACAACGTAGCCCGGGCAAAGAGGCTTGAAAATTAGGTCAGGGGGGAGGCACCCGGGGCATCCGGCGTTGCCACAAACAGTGAATCCGCTTGTTGCCGGCAGTTTGCCGCGCACTTTCCTTCCCGCTTCTTTTTAACCGCTCCGGTTTCCGCACAGGCACTACTGGCAATTTGGCCTGTGCCCGAAACAAATTCGCGTTAATTAAGGAAGGAAGACCATGCAACAAGTTAAAAAAGCAGTAATTCCTGTAGCCGGCCTGGGCACCCGTATGCTGCCCGCCACCAAGGCGATCCCCAAAGAGATGCTGCCCATCGTCGACAAGCCGCTGATCCAGTACGTGGTCAATGAAGCGGTGGCCGCCGGCATCAAAGAAATCGTACTGGTTACCCACGCCAGTAAAAACGCCATCGAAAACCACTTCGACACCTCCTTCGAGCTGGAAGCCCAGCTGGAAAACCGCCTCAAGCGCCAGCTGCTGGATGAAGTGCGCTCCATCGTCCCCAAAGACGTGACCGTGATTTCCGTGCGCCAGGCGGAAGCCAAGGGGCTGGGCCACGCCATTAGCTGCGCGCGCCCGGTAGTGGGTGATAACGCCTTTGCGGTACTGCTGCCAGACGTACTGATCGACCAGTACGCCTCCGACCTCAAAGCCAGCAACCTCGCGGACATGGTGCGCAACTTTGAAACCAGCGGTGCCAGCCAGATCATGGTGGAGCAGGTGGAATGGGATCAGGTCAGCAAGTACGGCGTGGTGGACTGCCTGGGTGCCGACCTGCAGATCGGCGGCACCGCCAAAATCGACGGCATGGTAGAAAAGCCGGAAGTGGATGCCGCCCCCTCCAACATGGCCGTGGTCGGCCGCTATGTACTGCCCGCGCAAATCTGGACCCTGCTGGAAAACACCCAGCCCGGTGCCGGCGGTGAAATCCAGCTCACCGACGCCATCGACGAGCTACTCAAGCAGCAAACCGTAGAGGCCTACCGTATCGTCGGCCACAGCCACGACTGCGGCAACAAGCTTGGCTACATGAAAGCCCAGCTCGCCTACGGCTTACAGCACCCGGAAGTTGGCAGTGCCCTCAAAGAGCTGCTCGGCAGCCAGACCGCACTTACCCCGGAAACCGCCTAACCCGCGCCCTCCTTTATAGGAGCCTGCCGGCAGGCGAACGAAAATGACCAGCAAAACCGCGCCCGAAACCAATACCCGCGACCACGACCAATCCGCCGTGGCCGCCGGCGCGCGTCCGTTATCTCCGCGTCAGCCCGGCGCAGAGCCTGTGCCGGACCTGATCCGGTACCGGGAACCGGAAAACGCCTACGGCGCTATCCAGCACCACGGCGCCGTCGACGGCGTAACCGGCTCCTGCCACCAGTTGTTCCTGGATGAACACAACTCCATCCTCATCGACTGCGGCCTGTTCCAGGGTGCCGAAACCTCACCGGGTGGCAGCAAGCACGACAAGCTGGAAATCGAATTCCCGCTCGACAGCGTAAAAGCCCTGGTGGTCACACATGTACACATAGACCACTGCGGCCGTATCCCGTACCTGATCGCCGCCGGCTTCCGCGGCCCTATCTACTGCAGCAAGCCCAGCGCAGAACTGTTGCCGCTGGTGCTGGAAGATGCACTGAAGGTTGGCGTAACCCGCGATAAAGCCCTGATCGAAAAATTCCTCGACTATATAAAGGCACAGCTGCGCCCACTGCCCTACAACCAGTGGCAGCCGGTTATCGAGGGAGAAGGCCAAGCTCTCCAGATCCGCCTGCAGCGCGCCGGCCATATCCTCGGCTCTGCCTATGTGGAATGCGACTTAACATTCGGCGAGAACAAGCGCCGCACCATATTCTCCGGCGACCTCGGCGCACCCAACACCCCGCTGTTATACGGCCCCACACCCTCGGAAGGCTGCGACGACCTCGTAATAGAAAGCACCTACGGCGACCGCATCCACGAAAACCGTGCCCAGCGTGCCGAAACTCTGCGCAAAGCCATCGAGCGCGCACTGCAAGACGGCGGCAGCGTCCTGATCCCGGCCTTCAGTATCGGCCGCACCCAGGAACTGCTCTACGAGCTGGAAAATAACATTCAACAGCAAACGAAAGATGCTGGGGCAAGTAGTCCGTGGGCCGACCTTCCGGTAATCGTGGACTCGCCGTTGGCTAGCCGCTTCACCGAAGTCTACCGCCGCCTGCAACCTTACTGGGATGAAGAAGCGAGAAACGTAGTAAGCCAGGGCCGCCATCCGCTCAGCTTCGAGCAACTGCTCACGGTAAATGACCACGAAACCCACGAAAAAATGGTCAACCGCCTGGCTCAGACCAAGCAGCCGGCCATCGTCATCGCCGCCAGTGGCATGTGCGCCGGTGGGCGCATCGTCAATTACCTGAAAGCCATGCTCAGCGAGCCACGCCACAACATCATCTTTGTGGGCTACCAGGCCAAAGGCACTCCGGGGCGGGATATCCAGAGCTTCGGCAAACAGCACGGTTATGTAGAACTCGATGGCGAGCACTACACCATCAACGCCGGTATAGAAACCATAAGCGGCTACAGCGCCCACGCCGACCAACACGACCTTTTGGACTTCATCCAGCAGATGCAAGCAAAACCCAAAACAGTGCGCATAGTCCACGGTGATAACCAAGCCAAGCAAACCCTGAAAACTTTAATTGAAGCTAAGCGCTTGGCAGGCGAAGTGCATATCCCCGGATAGTCCCTCGTCATTTCGGCGTATGCCGGAATCCAGTGTTATCTAGCACCGAAACCCTCGTATCACAGAAGTTAAAAGGCAAAAGGAATGAAAGTAACCATCTTTGGCACTGGCTATGTAGGCCTCGTCACCGGTGCCTGCCTGGCCGAAGTTGGCCATCAGGTCATGTGCATGGACGTCGATACCCATAAAATCGACCGACTCAAAGATGGCATCATCCCGATTTATGAGCCGGGCCTCGAGCCCATCGTCAAAGCCAACATCGACTCTGGCAACTTGCTGTTTACCAGTAATGCCGAAGAAGCCGTTAGCCACGGACAGGTTCAATTTATTGCTGTGGGTACCCCACCAGATGAGGATGGGTCCGCAGACCTGCAATACGTTCTCGCTGTAGCGGAATCCATCGCGACCTATATGAGCGATGAAAAAATCATTGTGAATAAATCTACCGTACCTGTAGGTACCGCGGATAAGGTTCGAGCTAAGGCTCAAAGCAAACTGGATGAGCGCAGAGTACATCTACCATTCTCCGTAATCTCCAACCCCGAATTCCTGAAAGAAGGTGCCGCAGTCAATGACTGCATGCGACCGGATCGGATCGTTGTAGGTATCGATCGGGAGGGTGAGACCCGTGGCAAGGTGGAAGCTACCATGCGCGAACTTTATGCACCCTTCTGCCGCAATCACGAAAAAATTATCTTCATGGATGTGCGCAGTGCGGAGCTCACCAAGTATGCCGCTAACTGCATGCTGGCCACCAAGATCAGCTTTATGAATGAAATGGCCAATATTGCCGAGCGGGTAGGCGCCGATATTGAGCAGGTGCGCCAAGGCATCGGCTCGGACCCGCGCATTGGGTACCAATTTATTTATCCCGGTTGTGGCTACGGTGGCTCCTGTTTCCCCAAAGACGTAAAGGCTCTGATCAGTACCTCCAAGCAACTGGGCTACAAAGCAGAAATACTGGAATCCGTAGAAAACGTAAATGATCGTCAGAAGCACAAGCTGTTCGAGATGATCTGCCAACACTACGGATGTGACCCAAAGAATCCCGGTGATACATTGAGAGGCAAAGTATTTACGCTTTGGGGCTTGGCATTCAAACCAAAAACAGACGATATGCGCGAGGCGCCAAGCCGAACTTTAATGGAGCAACTGTGGGCAGCCGGTGCGAAAGTCCAGGCTTATGACCCGGAAGCGATGGATGAATGCGAACGTATCTACGGTAACCAAGACGGGCTGCACCTTATGGGAACTCCGGCTTCCGCGCTACATAACGCAGATGCGCTGGTTATCGTTACCGAGTGGCAAAGTTTCCGGGCCCCAGACTTCAACTTAATTAAGGAGCAGGTGGCCGACCAGGTAATCTTTGACGGACGCAATATGCATGAACCTTCGCAAGTTATGGATAAAGGTATCGGTTACTACGGAATTGGCCGCGGAAAAGCAATTCAGGGAGCAAAATAATGAAGTTTTTGGTAACCGGCGCTGCCGGTTTCATCGGAATGCATACCGCCAAGCGTCTGCTCGAAGATGGCCATGAGGTGGTAGGTCTAGATAACCTAAACGATTATTACGATGTACGGCTGAAAGACTATCGCCTTACTCAGCTCGCTCCCTACGATAAGTTCCGATTTGTAAAGATGGATCTTGCTGACCGCGATGGAATAGCGGCACTGTTTAAGCAAGAGCAGTTTCAGCGCGTTATTCACTTGGCGGCGCAGGCTGGTGTTAGGTACTCCCTGGAAAATCCCATGGCCTACGTGGATTCAAACCTCGTAGGGCACATGACCATTCTGGAGGGCTGCCGCCATAATAAAGTAGAGCACTTGGTATATGCATCATCCAGCTCTGTGTACGGTATGAACCCCAAGATTCCATTTTCCACAAGCGATGGTGTCGATCACCCAGTGTCTCTGTACGCGGCCACCAAGAAGTCGAATGAGTTGATGGCACACTCCTATTCGCATCTTTATGGAATCCCGACCACCGGATTGCGTTTTTTTACGGTTTATGGTCCCGCAGGTCGTCCGGATATGGCGCCCTGGCTGTTTACTGAAGCTATTCTGAAAGGTGAACCGATCAAAGTTTTCAACAACGGGAAAATGCAGAGGGATTTTACTTATATCGATGATATCGTCGAGGGGATCGTACGGATACAGGATGTAGTACCTCAAGCGGATGATGGCAACTCCAAAAATGATCCTGCTTCCAGTAACGCGCCATACAGAATTTACAATATCGGTAACAACCAGCCAATTGAACTGGCTGCCTTTATTCGCGCAATAGAAAGTGCCTGCAACAAAGAAGCTGAGAAGATTTACCTGCCTATGCAAGCTGGTGATGTAGTGCAGACCTATGCAGACATTGATGACTTATATAAAGTCGCTAATTATAAGCCAAGTAAGAAAATTGGTGATGGCATGGGTGCATTTGTAGATTGGTATCGGTCTTATATATAAGTCGAATTTTTGACACATATAATTAATAAATTAATTGTGCGAATCCATATTTTTAGATTGATTTCTTCAAAGTGAATTAAGTAGTGAAAGTAAATAAAAAGCTAATTTTGATAGTCGGTTTTAGGAAGTGTGGTACTACGACACTGTTCGATTACCTGAGCCAACATGAAGGAATTTCCGCTGCGTCTCCTAAAGAGCCTCAGTTATTGTGCTCTGGCAATAGGCTTGATGAAGAATTTTTAGCTGGCTATTTATCTTGTTTTGATCAGAATGCCGAAATCCTACTGGATGGGTCAACATTGTTAATCTCTGACCCTGACGCGATACAGTGGGCGATCAGAACATTTTCAGAAGTTAAAATAGTCGTTTGTATCCGAAACCCTGTAAATCGTTTTATATCATCATATTGGCACTCAAAGGGGAAGGAAAATCCGCAAGAATACAGAGGCCTAGACGAAGTTATTGAACAGTTGGATAGCTGGGGTAAAGATAAATTTTTTAAAGAAAAAGAATGGTTGAATGAACAACCTTTTCATAGGCAATTCTATAGC
Encoded here:
- a CDS encoding MBL fold metallo-hydrolase encodes the protein MTSKTAPETNTRDHDQSAVAAGARPLSPRQPGAEPVPDLIRYREPENAYGAIQHHGAVDGVTGSCHQLFLDEHNSILIDCGLFQGAETSPGGSKHDKLEIEFPLDSVKALVVTHVHIDHCGRIPYLIAAGFRGPIYCSKPSAELLPLVLEDALKVGVTRDKALIEKFLDYIKAQLRPLPYNQWQPVIEGEGQALQIRLQRAGHILGSAYVECDLTFGENKRRTIFSGDLGAPNTPLLYGPTPSEGCDDLVIESTYGDRIHENRAQRAETLRKAIERALQDGGSVLIPAFSIGRTQELLYELENNIQQQTKDAGASSPWADLPVIVDSPLASRFTEVYRRLQPYWDEEARNVVSQGRHPLSFEQLLTVNDHETHEKMVNRLAQTKQPAIVIAASGMCAGGRIVNYLKAMLSEPRHNIIFVGYQAKGTPGRDIQSFGKQHGYVELDGEHYTINAGIETISGYSAHADQHDLLDFIQQMQAKPKTVRIVHGDNQAKQTLKTLIEAKRLAGEVHIPG
- the galU gene encoding UTP--glucose-1-phosphate uridylyltransferase GalU, which codes for MQQVKKAVIPVAGLGTRMLPATKAIPKEMLPIVDKPLIQYVVNEAVAAGIKEIVLVTHASKNAIENHFDTSFELEAQLENRLKRQLLDEVRSIVPKDVTVISVRQAEAKGLGHAISCARPVVGDNAFAVLLPDVLIDQYASDLKASNLADMVRNFETSGASQIMVEQVEWDQVSKYGVVDCLGADLQIGGTAKIDGMVEKPEVDAAPSNMAVVGRYVLPAQIWTLLENTQPGAGGEIQLTDAIDELLKQQTVEAYRIVGHSHDCGNKLGYMKAQLAYGLQHPEVGSALKELLGSQTALTPETA
- a CDS encoding transglutaminase-like cysteine peptidase; this translates as MAATALRPPHLPPSLLQQTQASYGPQAHARLVSWQSLIEQQGEALEWHRLLRINHFLNGIPYAADLDHWNKEDYWATPVQFLATNGGDCEDYAIAKFFSLYGARVAPEKLRFAYVNATSIDEPHMVLLYSANPGEHPLVLDNLTNDVVPARERTDLVPVYSFNFDGVWLNRSLDRGIIVPNSPGSSLWVELLGRINKEGVF
- a CDS encoding LapD/MoxY N-terminal periplasmic domain-containing protein, whose translation is MRFRLPAHPMAALPLCLAWLTAVGAMLIVCLLTVRTQLTSLLETEAQDSAVALATALAPHTGEDQALYRKTLLKGFTESGAYRMVTFILITGGQIRQEVPDYPAAVPQWFQAILPFEPPTAEAEVLHGWDLAGYIVVSRQTASAYLLLWHTALGIVGAGLVILAGLLWWWWSRLTQVQNQQQNSEYDELRRELEATQELLFNFSSLEPEGATQPGREVLNRLIKAQRFKNRVPADSD
- a CDS encoding sulfotransferase domain-containing protein encodes the protein MKVNKKLILIVGFRKCGTTTLFDYLSQHEGISAASPKEPQLLCSGNRLDEEFLAGYLSCFDQNAEILLDGSTLLISDPDAIQWAIRTFSEVKIVVCIRNPVNRFISSYWHSKGKENPQEYRGLDEVIEQLDSWGKDKFFKEKEWLNEQPFHRQFYSGDYLRSNKISLLDFNPKERFLPFRYFGEGVYSHWVEQLNIGQYHVVLLEELMQEKDSIERLSQYIEFPLNAENFSSFGASNKGANRSTVAKLNFLRFGGVYRIFPASFRKWFKGRFHKSIPPAKKNHMKSLELWYEGERKYWKRAGHNIQKYWW
- a CDS encoding UDP-glucose dehydrogenase family protein, with protein sequence MKVTIFGTGYVGLVTGACLAEVGHQVMCMDVDTHKIDRLKDGIIPIYEPGLEPIVKANIDSGNLLFTSNAEEAVSHGQVQFIAVGTPPDEDGSADLQYVLAVAESIATYMSDEKIIVNKSTVPVGTADKVRAKAQSKLDERRVHLPFSVISNPEFLKEGAAVNDCMRPDRIVVGIDREGETRGKVEATMRELYAPFCRNHEKIIFMDVRSAELTKYAANCMLATKISFMNEMANIAERVGADIEQVRQGIGSDPRIGYQFIYPGCGYGGSCFPKDVKALISTSKQLGYKAEILESVENVNDRQKHKLFEMICQHYGCDPKNPGDTLRGKVFTLWGLAFKPKTDDMREAPSRTLMEQLWAAGAKVQAYDPEAMDECERIYGNQDGLHLMGTPASALHNADALVIVTEWQSFRAPDFNLIKEQVADQVIFDGRNMHEPSQVMDKGIGYYGIGRGKAIQGAK
- a CDS encoding NAD-dependent epimerase codes for the protein MKFLVTGAAGFIGMHTAKRLLEDGHEVVGLDNLNDYYDVRLKDYRLTQLAPYDKFRFVKMDLADRDGIAALFKQEQFQRVIHLAAQAGVRYSLENPMAYVDSNLVGHMTILEGCRHNKVEHLVYASSSSVYGMNPKIPFSTSDGVDHPVSLYAATKKSNELMAHSYSHLYGIPTTGLRFFTVYGPAGRPDMAPWLFTEAILKGEPIKVFNNGKMQRDFTYIDDIVEGIVRIQDVVPQADDGNSKNDPASSNAPYRIYNIGNNQPIELAAFIRAIESACNKEAEKIYLPMQAGDVVQTYADIDDLYKVANYKPSKKIGDGMGAFVDWYRSYI